From the Vibrio algarum genome, one window contains:
- a CDS encoding hemagglutinin repeat-containing protein produces the protein MGHINGDVVSKKMTLQLVNTDKTRVVNHTYSASISAANKVTINAKNSVNNATIQANAAKVAPSGKEQTAKETGSANIKAPGALNIANINLPTINNVPFPDFRLPTGPNGLFIYSDGPESRYLIETNPLLTNLGNYLGSDYFLGNVGFNPNKDITFLGDAFYDTRIITQAILEQTGQRYLTSNVGSDLTQMQQLMDAAASQKNKLNLALGIALTAEQVANLTQDILWYEKIDVNGKTVLAPKLYLAKLTRDNISNGALIAGRDIDINTGEITNSGAMLANNTLSLKSDSTIRNDTGTLSGGGDISLTAKDDILNLSGQIKGKNVAITSVDGLVINQTLSQQNQYDANYVTTDIGSTSQITSTGALTINAGTHIVNEGAHIAAKGDAALHAGNDILFTTIEDKTHKIITGARSTHEALTIQHQGAELVTGGDISLNAGENLTLTSANVTTQNDLNIKTGGSITIDTAINESYQSNKGRGKTEISHQKRHQASNISGANVAITSGESVTLSGSHLLAKNSASITAKDDINILAVNDSDYHYVEEKKKKSFGRSKTTIHESLNETVKGSAINAGSDITLTAQALSSTPTAGGDSDISIIGSELNAQNNINLNTDGDVILAAQQYKEYERNETIKKGFGGLSNKHKGSIDDATLLNSSYALSGNNINVNAGNNIAVVASEVVSNGEVNLAAIDEVLISAGEVLKQSQQWSEESSFLSGGNLFEMETKRDSTETSTAQSSVIQSGANLNINAGSIKVVGSDIVAGKNLALTADTGDIEILAAKETTTTRSFEETITAGFGDMDEIVKVEDGQLKISLGKAAYDKVDNQTDSANHKGSKLVANNTVNLNASADILIEGSTLNADANKNNNGDINLTAVDNITIKEAKDNLKSQTEEIHGKAEVSLVVQHQAVEVAKAAMAVKAADKALRQSQKDYKQYKKQLDSLENTLATLQQEYDERKPGVNFEDIEELTDLVAQVKSDEAWYVAGITLAAADAVSKTTLLVQQIAAAAQSSGTYGFNAGLNLDIEASKTKSQHQQTTSVASTLSGQNITINAGNKEGNHATLQGANLKANDSISLDANEVNILASKESESRKSSTKSGSISASMTVYGASSGINLNASLNRSESTSNSLTHTNSTVNADNINITSTQDTNIIGGNVNANKALNVNVGGDLNVASVQDRHSSSNKGMGFSGGLSLSGGEVPSEGKKTGGIINNSDGNAGNVTGANAGTNASSGRSNSKDTLLTTLTSGGNANITVGGNTDLQGALIATVDNEGNDLGNLNLTTDTFTYADLSNTDYSQNQSMGINTSVGVNGGEIDATNNSTNLQYKNESDYSKGKNLATLGLGTVLINDTENSDNITALNRDTLNTEKELFDVDRKQGDIDVTLDHRLLSEDGRKEIKEDIDNVGENIQIVAQNVPAAEGGNVVENAVGKTLDTLGELTAGVIPSNKNHGGIIAQLPGLIGIADNKHRVIEGKGKGKGKSNDVYVNGMMNTEAAAKEGAKNVTGSVNSTTWYNPTHGLLGDLLESAVDKFGNHIGVQTGISKQIETLQDNNSNKVIHMHSQGNLISVEGANTNNTYKSYGSPMSKNSVTEKFNVLDPEQDIQQNEGDYVSKPSNVMNPKTWDMPGHGTENYGAAREISLNQSTENGTTE, from the coding sequence ATGGGCCATATCAATGGCGACGTTGTAAGCAAGAAAATGACGCTCCAATTGGTAAACACCGACAAAACACGTGTCGTAAATCACACCTATTCGGCCAGCATTAGCGCAGCAAATAAGGTTACTATCAATGCAAAAAACAGCGTCAATAACGCCACCATCCAGGCGAATGCGGCCAAAGTAGCCCCTTCAGGCAAAGAGCAAACCGCCAAAGAAACGGGCTCGGCTAACATCAAGGCCCCCGGGGCACTCAACATAGCGAATATCAATCTACCCACCATCAACAACGTACCCTTCCCTGACTTTCGGCTACCAACTGGCCCCAATGGCCTATTTATTTACAGCGATGGCCCTGAAAGCCGCTATTTAATTGAAACCAACCCATTACTAACAAACTTAGGAAATTATCTTGGCTCGGACTACTTCTTAGGTAATGTTGGTTTTAATCCCAACAAAGACATTACGTTTTTAGGTGACGCCTTTTACGACACCCGCATCATCACCCAAGCCATCTTAGAGCAAACGGGTCAGCGTTACTTAACCAGCAACGTCGGCAGCGACCTTACCCAGATGCAGCAATTGATGGACGCCGCCGCCTCGCAAAAAAACAAACTCAACCTTGCACTGGGTATCGCCTTAACCGCAGAGCAAGTCGCCAACCTTACCCAAGACATTTTGTGGTATGAAAAAATAGACGTGAACGGCAAGACAGTACTCGCCCCAAAACTCTATTTAGCCAAGCTCACCCGAGACAATATCTCAAATGGCGCGCTCATTGCCGGACGAGATATTGATATTAACACCGGTGAGATAACCAACAGCGGTGCAATGCTGGCAAACAACACCCTAAGCCTTAAAAGCGACAGCACCATTCGCAACGACACCGGCACCTTGTCTGGTGGTGGCGATATTTCATTAACCGCAAAAGACGACATCCTCAACCTCAGTGGCCAGATTAAAGGGAAAAACGTTGCCATAACCTCGGTAGACGGCTTGGTTATCAATCAGACCCTAAGCCAACAAAATCAGTATGACGCTAACTATGTCACAACCGATATAGGTTCCACCAGCCAAATCACCTCAACGGGCGCACTCACTATTAACGCAGGTACCCATATTGTTAATGAAGGCGCACATATCGCGGCCAAAGGCGATGCCGCTCTACATGCTGGTAACGATATTCTCTTCACCACCATTGAAGATAAAACACACAAAATCATTACCGGTGCTCGTTCCACTCACGAGGCGTTAACCATTCAACACCAAGGCGCTGAGCTCGTGACTGGCGGCGATATCAGCCTAAATGCAGGAGAAAACCTTACGCTTACCTCGGCCAATGTCACTACGCAAAATGACCTAAACATAAAAACAGGCGGTAGTATCACCATCGATACGGCCATCAATGAATCTTATCAAAGTAATAAAGGGCGAGGTAAAACAGAAATCAGTCACCAAAAAAGGCATCAAGCAAGCAACATCAGTGGTGCTAATGTCGCCATCACTTCCGGTGAAAGCGTCACGCTTTCGGGCAGTCACCTCCTTGCAAAAAACAGTGCCAGTATCACCGCCAAAGACGATATCAATATCCTTGCGGTCAATGACAGTGACTACCACTATGTTGAAGAAAAAAAGAAAAAATCCTTCGGTCGCTCAAAAACCACCATTCATGAAAGCCTAAACGAGACGGTTAAAGGCAGCGCCATTAACGCAGGCAGTGACATCACCCTTACCGCGCAAGCACTCAGTTCAACGCCAACCGCAGGCGGCGACAGCGACATTAGCATCATCGGCTCCGAGCTTAATGCCCAAAACAATATCAACCTCAACACGGATGGCGATGTCATCTTAGCAGCGCAACAATACAAAGAATACGAGCGAAACGAGACCATCAAAAAAGGGTTTGGCGGGCTAAGCAACAAACACAAAGGCAGCATAGATGACGCTACGTTACTTAATAGCAGTTATGCCCTTTCCGGCAACAACATCAATGTTAACGCGGGCAACAACATCGCCGTAGTCGCCAGTGAAGTGGTCTCTAATGGTGAAGTCAATCTTGCGGCCATCGACGAGGTATTAATCAGCGCCGGAGAAGTGCTCAAACAAAGCCAACAATGGAGCGAAGAATCCAGTTTCTTGTCGGGTGGCAACCTGTTCGAGATGGAAACCAAACGAGACAGCACGGAAACCAGCACAGCGCAAAGCAGCGTTATACAATCGGGAGCCAATCTCAACATCAACGCGGGCAGTATCAAGGTGGTCGGCTCCGATATTGTGGCCGGTAAAAACCTGGCCTTAACAGCCGACACGGGTGATATAGAAATACTCGCGGCCAAAGAGACCACAACGACTCGTTCGTTTGAAGAAACCATTACCGCTGGGTTCGGAGATATGGATGAGATTGTCAAAGTAGAGGACGGGCAACTCAAAATCAGCCTCGGCAAAGCCGCCTATGACAAAGTGGATAACCAAACCGACAGCGCCAACCACAAAGGCAGCAAACTGGTGGCCAATAACACCGTTAACCTCAACGCCAGTGCCGATATCCTTATCGAAGGATCTACATTAAACGCGGATGCCAACAAGAACAACAATGGTGATATTAATCTGACCGCGGTCGACAACATCACCATCAAAGAAGCCAAAGACAACCTCAAATCACAAACCGAAGAGATACATGGTAAAGCCGAAGTCAGCCTAGTGGTTCAACACCAAGCGGTGGAAGTGGCCAAAGCAGCCATGGCGGTAAAAGCGGCCGACAAAGCATTAAGACAATCGCAAAAAGACTACAAACAATACAAAAAACAGCTCGACTCATTAGAAAACACCCTCGCGACCCTGCAACAGGAATACGATGAAAGAAAACCGGGGGTCAACTTTGAAGACATCGAAGAGCTAACCGACCTTGTAGCACAAGTAAAAAGCGATGAAGCATGGTACGTCGCCGGTATCACCCTTGCCGCCGCCGATGCCGTCTCCAAAACCACGCTATTAGTACAACAAATCGCGGCAGCCGCGCAAAGCTCGGGCACTTACGGCTTTAATGCGGGGTTAAATTTAGATATTGAAGCCAGCAAAACAAAATCACAGCATCAGCAAACCACATCGGTCGCCTCAACATTGAGCGGTCAAAACATCACGATTAACGCAGGCAACAAAGAAGGCAACCACGCTACCCTTCAAGGGGCTAACCTGAAGGCCAACGACAGCATCAGCCTTGACGCAAACGAAGTAAACATTCTCGCCTCAAAAGAAAGCGAAAGCAGAAAAAGTAGCACCAAATCGGGCAGCATCAGCGCCTCGATGACGGTGTATGGCGCCAGTAGCGGCATCAACTTAAACGCCAGCCTTAACCGAAGCGAGAGTACATCCAACTCACTCACCCACACCAACAGCACCGTTAATGCCGACAACATCAACATAACCTCCACTCAAGACACCAATATTATTGGCGGCAATGTTAACGCCAACAAAGCGCTCAACGTCAATGTGGGCGGCGATTTAAATGTAGCGTCAGTGCAAGACCGCCATAGCAGCAGCAACAAAGGCATGGGGTTCAGTGGCGGGTTAAGCCTATCGGGAGGAGAAGTCCCTTCAGAAGGAAAGAAAACGGGTGGCATTATCAACAACAGCGATGGAAACGCCGGCAACGTAACGGGCGCAAACGCTGGCACCAACGCCTCGAGCGGACGCTCAAACAGTAAAGATACCCTACTCACCACCTTAACCTCTGGTGGCAACGCCAACATCACCGTTGGTGGCAACACCGACCTGCAAGGCGCACTTATCGCCACCGTGGATAACGAAGGTAATGACTTAGGAAATCTCAATCTTACAACGGACACGTTCACCTACGCCGATTTAAGCAACACCGACTACAGCCAAAACCAGAGTATGGGGATCAATACCAGTGTGGGTGTCAATGGCGGAGAGATAGACGCCACCAATAACTCAACCAACCTTCAATACAAAAATGAATCGGACTACAGCAAGGGCAAAAATCTCGCCACGTTAGGCTTAGGCACCGTCCTTATCAACGACACAGAAAACAGCGACAACATTACCGCGCTAAACCGAGACACCCTAAACACCGAAAAAGAGCTGTTCGATGTAGACCGTAAGCAGGGGGATATCGATGTCACGCTAGACCATCGATTGTTGAGTGAAGATGGCAGAAAAGAGATTAAAGAGGATATAGATAATGTCGGTGAAAACATTCAAATAGTGGCTCAAAACGTCCCTGCGGCGGAAGGTGGAAATGTGGTTGAGAATGCCGTGGGAAAAACATTAGATACCTTAGGTGAACTAACCGCTGGCGTGATACCAAGCAATAAAAACCATGGCGGTATTATTGCTCAATTACCCGGATTAATAGGTATTGCGGATAATAAACATAGAGTGATAGAAGGGAAAGGGAAAGGGAAAGGCAAAAGTAATGATGTTTACGTAAATGGCATGATGAATACCGAGGCTGCAGCTAAAGAAGGTGCAAAGAACGTCACCGGAAGTGTAAACAGTACAACTTGGTATAACCCAACACATGGCCTACTTGGTGACTTACTGGAGTCGGCGGTTGATAAATTTGGCAATCATATTGGAGTTCAAACGGGGATCAGTAAACAGATAGAAACATTGCAAGATAACAACTCAAACAAAGTCATCCATATGCACTCTCAGGGGAATCTAATTAGTGTTGAGGGCGCGAATACGAACAATACTTATAAGAGTTATGGATCGCCTATGTCGAAAAACAGTGTTACAGAAAAGTTCAATGTGTTAGATCCAGAACAAGATATTCAACAAAATGAAGGGGACTATGTCAGTAAGCCTTCGAACGTTATGAACCCAAAAACCTGGGACATGCCCGGCCATGGCACTGAGAATTATGGTGCGGCGCGAGAAATCAGTTTAAATCAATCAACGGAAAACGGTACTACTGAATGA